Genomic segment of Candidatus Chlorohelix allophototropha:
GTTCGGTACATGCTCTGGAAAACGCTTTTGGGGTCAAGGTAGAAGGGCAATTGCGAGCGTTAAGGCGTTTGCTTTACTGTGGCGAGTGGATAGAGAGCCATGCACTACACGTCTTTATGCTACATGCGCCTGATTTTCTCGGCTATCCAGATTCTCTGGCGCTTTCAAAAGATTATCCCGAGTTGGTAAAAAGCGCATTACAATTGAAAAAAGCCGGCAATGAAATTGTCGCGCTGGTAGGCGGACGCGAGATTCATCCGATTAACGTCAAAGTTGGCGGATTCTATCGAGTGCCGCGCAAAAAAGAGCTAAAACCTCTGGCAGAGAAACTTAAACAAGCGCGGGAAATAGCAATTCAAGCGGTAAAATTTACCGCAACCCTACCGATACCCGAATTTGAACGGGAGTACGTCTATGTGGCTTTACGCCATCCCAATGAATATCCCTACAATGAAGGAAGGCTTGTCTCGAATAACGGTCTGGATATAGCGATTTCCGAGTACGAAACCCACTTTAGAGAAGAGCATGTCAAGCATTCTAACGCGCTACATTCGCGCTTGATCGGTAGCAGACCTTACTTTGTGGGACCATTGGCACGTTACAATCTAAATTTTGACAAACTTTCCCCGCTTGCGCAGGAAACCGCCCTTGCAGCAGGGCTTGAAACCACCTGCAACAATCCCTTCAAGAGCATTATAGTGCGTGCGGTAGAAACACTTTACGCTTGTGATGAGGCGTTACGCTTAATTGCACAATATGAAGAACCGGATGCGCCTGCTATCGAGGTTGAACCGCGTTTATCCAGCGGTTGTGGTTGTACCGAAGCGCCTCGCGGTATCCTCTATCACCGCTACAATGTTGACAAGGAGGGGTTGATTACCGAAGCTAAAATTGTACCGCCTACCTCACAAAATCAGAAAATTATCGAGGATGATTTGCTGAAGTTTGTAACCAAAAATATGAACATGCCTACAGATGAACTTACTCTCAGATGTGAACAGGCAATTCGCAATTATGACCCCTGTATTTCCTGTGCTACTCACTTCCTGAAACTTCACATTGAGCGAAGCTGACAAGAAACCCCTCTACTGCTGCTTACAGTAGAGGGGTTCTCTCCTTATGTCACTACAATCTCATTTATCGGGAACCGTGTATTGCTGCAACAACTCCTGCACTTCTTCCCCCGACATTTTATTGATTCGTTGCCAGATTTCAGCAATCTTTTGGATTTGACCGGAACTTTGCTCCATAGTAAGCAGACTCCGCGCAATCCCTGCCACAGTGGGCATTTCAAAAAATGAACGCAGCGGCATCCTTACTTGAAAGATGCTGCCCAACCGGGATACAACCTGAGTTGCCAATAGAGAATGCCCGCCCAATTCAAAGAAATTGTCGTTGACCCCGATTCTTTCAAAGCGCAGTATCTCGCTCCAAATTGAAGCTACCACTTCTTCAACGGCGTTGCGGGGCGCTACAAAAGGTCGCTCACTTTCAGGGCGTGAAAGGTCGGGTTCAGGCAATGCCTCATAATCAATCTTGCCGTTTTGAGTCAAAGGAAACTCGCGCAATAAAACATAATTTGAAGGGA
This window contains:
- a CDS encoding Ni/Fe hydrogenase subunit alpha yields the protein MSTKTIKVDYLARVEGEGSLYVKIKDNTVEDVRLQIFEPPRFFEAFLRERDFREVPDITARICGICPVAYQMSSVHALENAFGVKVEGQLRALRRLLYCGEWIESHALHVFMLHAPDFLGYPDSLALSKDYPELVKSALQLKKAGNEIVALVGGREIHPINVKVGGFYRVPRKKELKPLAEKLKQAREIAIQAVKFTATLPIPEFEREYVYVALRHPNEYPYNEGRLVSNNGLDIAISEYETHFREEHVKHSNALHSRLIGSRPYFVGPLARYNLNFDKLSPLAQETALAAGLETTCNNPFKSIIVRAVETLYACDEALRLIAQYEEPDAPAIEVEPRLSSGCGCTEAPRGILYHRYNVDKEGLITEAKIVPPTSQNQKIIEDDLLKFVTKNMNMPTDELTLRCEQAIRNYDPCISCATHFLKLHIERS